One region of uncultured Fusobacterium sp. genomic DNA includes:
- a CDS encoding LuxR C-terminal-related transcriptional regulator, which produces MNSENINELEIDDLVKGYTYNKETNEYRCLFCEKIYEDGYIFEYNEKMVSAEKRMKLHIEEEHEGVFLSLLGLEKEISGLSDIQKKLLSLLAEQKDNKEIAEEMEITTSTVRTHKFYLQKMKRQAKILLAIMEALELEEKKDKKLKNGIEKDENLETEKIFSINSLHPFFTQYNLK; this is translated from the coding sequence ATGAATAGTGAAAATATAAATGAATTGGAAATAGATGATTTAGTAAAAGGTTATACATATAATAAAGAGACAAATGAGTATAGATGCTTATTTTGTGAAAAAATATATGAAGATGGATATATTTTTGAATACAATGAAAAAATGGTTTCTGCTGAAAAGAGAATGAAACTTCATATAGAAGAAGAGCATGAGGGGGTATTTTTATCTCTTTTAGGTTTAGAAAAAGAGATAAGTGGTTTAAGTGATATTCAGAAAAAATTATTATCTCTGTTAGCAGAGCAAAAAGATAATAAAGAGATAGCAGAGGAGATGGAGATAACAACTTCAACAGTGAGAACACATAAATTTTATCTTCAAAAGATGAAGAGACAAGCAAAAATTTTACTTGCCATAATGGAAGCTTTAGAATTAGAAGAAAAGAAAGATAAAAAATTAAAAAATGGAATAGAAAAAGATGAAAATTTAGAAACAGAGAAGATTTTTTCTATAAATTCACTGCACCCATTTTTTACACAATATAATTTAAAATAG